GCAAACTGCAGCGAgtgaaatctcaacttcacgagctgaaacgataaaaggtgtcacaaatccaacattaatatcaacaagtgatgtagctgacaacaggtctacgttatccctcgttgaagggcaatgcctacctgaatctaatcaaaaaattttttctaaatgggtacgagcttgcgatcatacagagagtaaacagggagacatattgcctcttaaaaagcaacaaaaacatgatgataatggaagaataggacCCAAACTaatcgttaaacaaactggtacaacctaccgtgcatcattccaaactgacgacaaagagttcaacaatgacatacttggcactagaagactttattataatctagctgacGTGAGGTTAGCgttaaccctggacgaattgcaatgtggacctgaatttaatcaaaaaaacttcttatataaacaggtggcgacttgtaaaactacccagtgtagacgggggataaacataacttttaaaaagcaaggcggtaataaaactatggcgcttatagtaatcgttgaagaaccagtaagtctctctaggagattcgctggaatcctcagtaagaggataaactcaaatggtcaagaaatcaaggtcaggtcgaaatacaatcgaaaaatcttatttataaaggcctgttctgattattccccaaacctacaggaaactgtagtgtctacaagggtgtaggaactaatcacgcacatataacaatccggtacgtacggggtaggtaatttgttgcTTACATCCATCGCTCTTACAGTATGGGTTGGTATATTTACCCTCCTCGGTAATATTGATGATCACTGGTCTGAAGAGTTTATGCTTTAG
This region of Theileria equi strain WA chromosome 1, complete sequence genomic DNA includes:
- a CDS encoding hypothetical protein (encoded by transcript BEWA_028580A); its protein translation is MISEERSSVGSLLSRGNLQRKSSHLNKTIGDDNVGMQTAASEISTSRAETIKGVTNPTLISTSDVADNRSTLSLVEGQCLPESNQKIFSKWVRACDHTESKQGDILPLKKQQKHDDNGRIGPKLIVKQTGTTYRASFQTDDKEFNNDILGTRRLYYNLADVRWRLVKLPSVDGG